The following nucleotide sequence is from Coregonus clupeaformis isolate EN_2021a unplaced genomic scaffold, ASM2061545v1 scaf0782, whole genome shotgun sequence.
AGAATAGAGTCATACACTCAAACACCCACTTAACTACTAAAAACTGTTTATCAACTTGATTTCTGCTACATAAACCAACAGAGTTAGTTTAACTCAACGTAAACACCCAGACATTTAGGCAACTAGGATAAGGATGGATGAGCCATTCAGAAGCTGTCTTACCTTGTATCGTTGCCTCTGCATCAGTCCTGCCGTTACCTTGGTTACCGTTGTCTACTTCCTGGGTCAGTGAGTCTGATTGGAGGGTAATGATGACGGAGAGGCGGGAGTTTAGTCATTAATTATCACACTTGATTACTACTAAATGAGAAGTAAAAGGGTAATAGATGCACTACATCCATTTTCATAAATGAACATAAATGACAACATAAAACTGCACCATTAATTAAGAGTGAATAAAGAGTAAAATGTCAATTAAATGTAAAACTGAAGTGAATGTGAATGAAATCAGAATGTAAAAGGTCATGTAGCCTAAATGCTTACCACAGAGGGCTCTGTCTGATGCTACAGTCTTCTGCAGTGTCTGCTCTGCATGGTCTCTCAGTTTAGACTCAAACTCCAGAGCCTCCTGAAGTTTCCTCTTtgtcttcttctccttcttcagaCGCTTCTGCATCAGCACTGAAATAGACAGAACATTTGAGGCACTGAAATAGACAGAACATTTGAGGCACTGAAATAAACAGAACAATTGAGGCACTGAAATAGACAGAACATTTGAGGCACTGAAATTGACAGAACATTTGAGGCACTGAAATTGACAGAACATTTGAGGCACTGAAATAGACAGAACATTTGAGGCACTGAAATAGACAGAACATTTGAGGCACTGAAATTGACAGAACATTTGAGGCACTGAAATAGACAGAACATTTGAGGATTGTGAGGAATTGCGGTGCTTGTTTTCAGGAAACAGAGATGTGTAGTATGATGTgcagtgtgttgtgtgtaatgTAGTGTTAACCTACCTCTGTTTTTCTGCTCCATGGTGAGCTGTCTCTCCAGTTTCTCTCTTAGCTCCCTCTCTCTGAACAGTTCCATCTTCAGCGCTGACTTCTCCGTCTGCACCTGCTTGTCCTGAGCACGCGTGTTGTCTATGGCAACCTTCAGCAAGCCCTGCTTGGAGGGCACAGAGTAAGACACACATCAAGAGGTTGTTACACTAAATCCATACATCATTGTAGTGTGTAGTCTCTACATCTCATATCTAAATCCAtacatcactgtagtgtgtagtCTCTACATCTCATATCTAAATCCATACATCACTGTAGTGTGCAGTCTCTACATCTCATATCTAAATCCAtacatcactgtagtgtgtagtCTCTACATATCTTATCTAAATCCATACATCACTGTTGTGTGTAGTCTCTACATCTCATATCTCCCATCTCAATGTTAGAAGTCTTACgggacatttaaaaaataatattcaaaataaATATGCTGGAGGTAGAGTTGGGTGTTTTGAGGTTTAAACAATGATTGGTGATCCCCCAGAGACACAGTTAGAGAGCTGAGTTGAAGTGGAGCCCAGAGACACAGTTAGAGAGATGAGTTGAAGTGGAGCCCAGAGACACAGTTAGAGAGATGAGTTGAAGTGGAGCCCAGAGACACAGTTAGAGAGATGAGTTGAAGTGGAGCCCAGAGACACAGTTAGAGAGATGAGTTGAAGTGGAGCCCAGAGACACAGTTAGAGAGATGAGTTGAAGTGGAGCCCAGAGACACAGTTAGAGAGATGAGTTGAAGTGGAGCCCAGAGACACAGTTAGAGAGATGAGTTGAAGTGGAGCCCAGAGACACAGTTAGAGAGATGAGTTGAAGTGGAGTTACACATCCAGATGTGTGATGACAAACTGTGAGTGGAGAAAGAAAATGCATAGCCTACGCACATCCAATGTCTTTAAGTAGGTGCTGGATATCAAAACATGTTCAGCAAAACATTGTCACCAATATACCCTATGGGATTATTCAGTGGAAAACAGTGAGTAGAGCCCCACCTGGATGTTAGTGAGAAGTGTCTCTATTGACGACAGCCCCTCAGGGAAGATAAAGGGGCCGGGGAACCCTGGAGGAAGCTTCTGCCCCGAGAACGACAGCCTCTCATAGCCGTCTCTGACTGGCTCTCTGACTGGCTCTCTGACTGTCTGGGTGCTCAGGGAACCACAGTCATCTGGGGACAAACAAAGAAAAAACAGTAGAGAAGTCATGAGAATGCATGTACAGTTGTGATTGGCTCTCCTGTGTAAAAACAAAAGAAAGAGTGTGATGGTGATATTTATTCTTCAGAACATGCAAATTAGAGGAAGATTGTAATTGGCTGTGTCCACAACTAAACTACAACTGACAAACACAAGAAACAAAACCCACTGCTGAATAGCCAACCTTTTCAGTGTGGCACCACTGCTGTTAAGACACACAGATGGAAACACACACTATCCCCTGAGTATGCTGTAATACTGTGTACTGTACACAAGTGTCTGTTCTCCTGCACAACTGACATTGATAACTATGTCATGGCCAAGTTTAAATCACACACTTTCTCCTTCTCTTGTCTTTCTCCTCACAGACAGACGCCTGCGATCTCTGCCAGTTGGTATAGAAAGCCAACAGCTGGTCTGTTTCTTTAATTAGTTTAAGTGTCTCTTCCACCCCTCTGTCTCTATGGCAGATTGAGTAGGGTTGTTTGACCTCCTCTACAGATCAGATTGTTTGACCTCCTCTACAGATCAGATTGTTTGACCTCCTCTACAGATCAGATTGTTTGACCTCCTCTACAGATCAGATTGTTTGATCTCCTCTACAGATCAGATTGTTTGACCTCCTCTACAGATCAGATTGTTTGACCTCCTCTACAGATCAGATTGTTTGACCTCCTCTACAGATCAGATTGCTTGACCTCCTCTACAGATCAGATTGCTTTACCTCCTCTACAGATCAGATTGTTTGACCTCTACAGATCAGATTGTTTGACCTCCTCTACAGATCAGATTGTTTGACCTCCTCTACAGATCAGATTGTTTGACCTCCTCTACAGATCAGATTGTTTGACCTCCTCTACAGATCAGATTGTTTGACCTCCTCTACAGGTCAGATTGTTTGACCTCTACAGATCAGATTGTTTTACCTCCTCTACAGATCAGATTGTTTGACCTCCTCTACAGATCAGATTGTTTGACCTCCTCTACAGATCAGATTGTTTGACCTCCTCTACAGATCAGATTGTTTGACCTCCTCTACAGATCAGATTGTTTGACCTCCTCTTCAGATCAGATTGTTTGACCTCCTCTACAGATCAGATTGTTTTACCTCCTCTACAGATCAGATTGTTTGACCTCCTCTACAGATCAGATTGTTTGACCTCCTCTACAGATCAGATTGTTTGACCTCCTCTACAGATCAGATTGTTTGACCTCTACAGATCAGATTGTTTTACCTCCTCTACAGATCAGATTGTTTGACCTCCTCTACAGATCAGATTGTTTGACCTCCTCTACAGATCAGATTGTTTGACCTCCTCTACAGATCAGATTGTTTTACCTCCTCTTCAGATCAGATTGTTTGACCTCCTCTACAGATCAGATTGTTTTACCTCCTCTACAGATCAGATTGAGTAAAGACATCACAGATTAAGCAGTGAGACCCTGGCAGCACAATAACAGCTCTGTGAGTCTTATTTCCTCTCCATGTAAATCACTGTTTGAGAGAGGATggcctttttttgttgttgctttgaTGACTTTCTTTACGACTCACAATGAAGACCGAATTAACATTAGCTTTTTAGCTAAAGGTGCATTCAACTTCATTCCAAGCAGCTAAATGCTAATGTCAACTTTCGAAGGTTGGGAGGGAAAAAACGTCTTCCTGTTTTCTGTTTGAGCAGCAGTttgtgtagagaggagaggagagacaccgTTCTGCAGTAGAATATTAATGAGACCATTAAAACAATAACAGAACAACATGGTTCTGGATAATCCAGAAGTAGTCATGTTTCTGGTGTGCTGTTTTCCTGCTGTTCTAGTGATGGGAGTTTGAAGACTAGTTTACAAGGCAGGCTGTGGGCTATGATGCTCCGCCAGTTTTTCATGTCACTACTCCAACTGAAGGCTCTTAGATGCCCTACAGTACtctgaattacatttacattatttccTAAAAACTATTTTGAAGAAAAATTAAAGCGCTTCTGGGCGGTAGAGTTCACTGTGCTCTGTCTGAACTGTGGTCACCACTTAAACTACAGGCTGTCTCACCTTCACCTGAGTCTGATGGGGTTGAATTAGATTTAccctacacactcacgcacacacaccatcacatttTACTCCACCTAGCTGGCAAAGCATCTTTGCTCCTtcccctcctgttctctcctccctcttcccctctccatccCAGCCTCCAATCTTGGCAGGGCAAACAGGCTAGTGTCACATTCAATGTGTTTCAAAGAgaaaatccctctctctctctctctctctctctctctctctctctctctctctctctctctctctctccctctctctctctctctctctctctctctccctctctctctctctctctctcctctctctctctctctctctctctctctctctctctctctctctctctctctctctctctcgtccatctctcactccctcctccctttctctatctctcttttcaTTTCCTCTCCCGTTTCTAAAATCATCCCTCTATATCAGTACTAGATGTAATTAGCAGTCTGTCAGTGTCAGGTGTTGCTCAGCGCTCGTCAAACGCAGGGCGTCTAACTCTACTTCTTCTCCTGTGGCCCCTTAGGGCCCCCCCGCTCCCTACTGCAGCATCAGCGGGATGCTGTATagatccccctccctctcctcccctccctcctcccctccttcaaTGTGACTGATCCTCTATTGAGTTACTGTtttatccatctctccctcctctccctcatcctttccctccaccctctccctccaccctctcctccatcctctccccccatcctctcccccctctcctctcctctcccccctctcctctcccccctctccttctccttctctcctctccttatctcctctccctctctctcatcctctccttctctcctctccttctctcctctccctctcttctctcctctccttctctcctctccttctctcctcttcctctctctcatcctctccttctctcctctccttctctcctctccctctcttctctcctctccttctctcctctccttctctcctcttcctctctctcatcctctccttctctcctctccctctcttctctcctctccttctatcctctccctctctactctcttctcctctccttctctcctctccttctctcctctccctctctcctatccttctctcctctccctctctcctctccttctctcctctcctctccttctctcctctccctctctcctctcctctccttctctcctctccctctctcatctctcctctcctctcctctcctcctctcctctcctctcctctcctctcctctcctctcctctccctttatcctctcctctcctctccctctctcctctcccctccctttctcccctcctcctctacctctctcctctcctcccctcctcctctcctctctcctctcctcctatcctctccctctctcccctcatctcctctccctctccctctctcctccccagatCTCTTCATCCAAGgtcattgtt
It contains:
- the LOC123485660 gene encoding dachshund homolog 1-like, whose product is LEHLPFMMMSHPLIPVSMAPASVSMAMSQMNHLNTLASMASAAQVHHSTLSSRSRMVTSVIKECVRDSPSPAPSLEDGRRSGSHLSSRHSSSVSSSPAHTEHSADRTHVHQNGLSSSHALLGLSPSALPGPKEGDVATLDSGHEAKRNHAERDDCGSLSTQTVREPVREPVRDGYERLSFSGQKLPPGFPGPFIFPEGLSSIETLLTNIQQGLLKVAIDNTRAQDKQVQTEKSALKMELFRERELREKLERQLTMEQKNRVLMQKRLKKEKKTKRKLQEALEFESKLRDHAEQTLQKTVASDRALCDSLTQEVDNGNQGNGRTDAEATIQDGRLFLKTTVMY